A window of the Butyricimonas virosa genome harbors these coding sequences:
- a CDS encoding DUF6266 family protein yields MAEYQAPMAEKLRKSVGNVTYYIMHGKTFARAKVAHVKNAKTPKQLRHRATFTMLVQLARVLIETTRTGFPEKAKGRSSSNEFVRANKNFVEVDENYEATIDLEKLQVSGGKLPCFFEVTVTYNADGRMLVFQQEAQSNSLLNSDPKDLLYASILETKTNLSGIVSLRARGESGVTSIELPEIWTVENCNVYLFATSENGYLASPSQHVKITTA; encoded by the coding sequence ATGGCAGAATATCAAGCGCCAATGGCTGAAAAATTGAGAAAATCCGTGGGAAATGTAACATATTACATCATGCACGGTAAAACATTCGCCCGGGCGAAAGTCGCACACGTGAAAAACGCGAAAACCCCGAAACAACTTCGTCATCGAGCAACCTTCACGATGCTTGTACAATTAGCACGGGTACTAATCGAAACGACTCGAACCGGTTTCCCAGAAAAAGCGAAGGGGCGTTCCTCGTCGAACGAGTTCGTGAGAGCAAACAAAAACTTCGTGGAAGTGGATGAAAACTACGAGGCCACGATTGACCTCGAGAAGCTACAGGTATCGGGCGGTAAACTGCCCTGTTTCTTCGAAGTCACGGTAACGTACAACGCCGACGGCAGGATGCTCGTGTTCCAACAAGAAGCACAGTCGAACTCGTTGCTGAACAGCGACCCGAAGGATCTTCTCTACGCATCCATCCTCGAAACAAAGACAAATCTCAGCGGAATCGTATCATTAAGAGCGCGGGGAGAATCGGGGGTAACCTCGATCGAATTACCCGAGATCTGGACGGTGGAAAATTGTAACGTCTATCTTTTCGCCACTTCAGAAAATGGTTACCTGGCCTCTCCCTCCCAACACGTGAAAATAACAACCGCGTAA
- a CDS encoding RNA polymerase sigma factor RpoD/SigA, producing the protein MRQLKITKSITNRESASLDKYLQEIGKEDLITVEEEVELAQRIRKGDQRALEKLTRANLRFVVSVAKQYQNQGLSLPDLINEGNLGLIKAAEKFDETRGFKFISYAVWWIRQSILQALAEQSRIVRLPLNQVGSLNKINKAFSRFEQEHERRPSPEELAETLDLPAEKVADTLRVSGRHISVDAPFVEGEDNSLLDVLVNDDSPVADKTLINESLSTEVERALATLTERERDIIRLFFGINCQEMTLEEIGEKFGLTRERVRQIKEKAIRRLRHSSRSKLLKTYLG; encoded by the coding sequence ATGAGACAGCTAAAGATAACAAAATCTATAACGAACAGAGAGAGTGCTTCTCTTGACAAGTACTTGCAAGAGATTGGTAAGGAGGATTTGATTACGGTTGAAGAGGAAGTTGAGCTTGCCCAACGAATCCGGAAAGGAGATCAACGGGCTTTGGAGAAACTGACTCGGGCAAACCTTCGTTTCGTGGTATCTGTTGCAAAACAATACCAGAATCAGGGGTTAAGCCTTCCGGACCTTATCAACGAGGGGAATTTGGGTTTGATTAAAGCGGCAGAGAAGTTTGACGAAACGAGGGGATTCAAATTTATTTCCTATGCCGTATGGTGGATTCGCCAATCTATCCTGCAAGCATTGGCAGAACAATCGCGTATCGTGCGTTTGCCCTTGAATCAAGTTGGATCTTTGAATAAAATCAATAAAGCATTTTCTCGTTTCGAGCAGGAGCATGAGCGTCGCCCTTCACCGGAAGAGTTGGCAGAGACTTTAGATTTACCGGCTGAAAAAGTTGCCGATACATTGAGAGTGTCTGGCCGCCATATTTCCGTGGATGCACCTTTCGTTGAGGGGGAGGACAACAGCTTGCTTGACGTATTAGTAAACGATGATTCTCCCGTTGCGGATAAGACGTTGATTAACGAGTCTTTGTCAACGGAAGTTGAGAGAGCATTGGCCACGTTGACCGAAAGAGAACGCGATATTATTCGTTTGTTTTTCGGCATTAATTGTCAAGAGATGACCTTGGAAGAAATTGGTGAGAAGTTCGGGTTAACCCGCGAACGTGTTCGCCAAATCAAGGAAAAGGCTATTCGCCGTCTGCGACACTCTTCCAGAAGTAAGCTACTAAAAACTTATCTAGGATAA
- a CDS encoding trypsin-like peptidase domain-containing protein, with the protein MRKSFLNLGLGVVGGCLAFVAIDTIRGESAAPVSQLEIASPAAVRPVSLASNTALPVGGAGSVDLREAAKKTVPAVVHVKTVQMGREYIGNPLLEFFYGYAPRTRETPQRMGIGSGVIVSEDGYIITNNHVIDKSDKITVTLDNKTEYEAKVIGTDPSTDIALLKVEANGLPYLEYANSDDVELGEWVLAVGNPYNLTSTVTAGIISAKARELGINRSQMSLESFLQTDAAVNPGNSGGALVNAKGELIGINTAIESPTGSYSGYSFAVPSNIARKVVGDLKEFGTVQRAMMGISMWRDELTPAVAKELGTDEVSGIYVYDVIPNGAAAKAGIKKGDVIKRINGIEIKTRPEFQGQLAKYHPGATISVTVSRGGKLKDLDVVLQNTYGDVALVDKNYTGILGATVEPLSREDRYRYRLNGGVKIIDIKNGPFKAIGLDEGYIIVKINNTVIYDKDDLVRALKAAENEGVLVTTISPRGRVEYYALSLQN; encoded by the coding sequence ATGAGAAAATCATTTTTAAATTTAGGACTGGGGGTTGTTGGCGGTTGCCTTGCTTTCGTGGCGATAGATACCATTCGAGGGGAAAGCGCTGCACCGGTTTCACAATTGGAAATTGCATCTCCTGCAGCGGTTCGTCCTGTTTCACTTGCGTCTAACACGGCTCTTCCTGTTGGGGGAGCGGGTAGCGTGGATTTGAGGGAGGCTGCCAAAAAGACAGTTCCGGCTGTTGTTCATGTCAAAACAGTACAAATGGGACGGGAATATATAGGTAACCCTCTATTGGAATTTTTCTACGGTTATGCCCCGCGTACACGAGAAACCCCGCAAAGAATGGGTATCGGGTCGGGTGTAATTGTCTCAGAGGACGGGTATATTATCACGAATAATCACGTGATCGACAAGAGCGACAAGATTACGGTGACTTTAGATAACAAGACGGAATACGAGGCCAAGGTGATCGGAACAGATCCGAGCACGGATATCGCTTTATTAAAAGTAGAAGCAAACGGACTTCCTTATCTGGAGTACGCGAATTCGGATGACGTGGAGTTGGGAGAGTGGGTTTTGGCCGTGGGTAACCCGTATAATTTAACCTCAACGGTTACAGCGGGAATTATCAGTGCCAAAGCGAGAGAGTTGGGAATAAACCGGAGCCAAATGAGTCTGGAATCATTCTTACAGACAGATGCTGCCGTGAACCCCGGTAACAGTGGGGGAGCGTTGGTGAATGCCAAGGGAGAGTTGATTGGGATCAATACGGCAATTGAATCCCCGACAGGCTCTTACTCGGGTTACTCGTTTGCCGTGCCTTCGAATATTGCTCGTAAAGTTGTCGGGGATTTGAAGGAGTTCGGTACGGTTCAGAGAGCGATGATGGGAATATCCATGTGGAGAGACGAGTTGACGCCTGCCGTGGCGAAAGAACTGGGAACGGATGAAGTGAGCGGAATATATGTATATGACGTGATACCTAACGGGGCGGCAGCTAAAGCCGGAATAAAGAAAGGAGATGTAATCAAACGTATTAATGGTATCGAGATAAAGACAAGACCGGAATTCCAGGGCCAATTGGCTAAATATCACCCGGGAGCGACTATTTCCGTGACCGTGAGTCGTGGAGGAAAATTAAAAGATTTGGATGTGGTACTCCAGAATACGTATGGTGATGTTGCCTTGGTAGATAAGAATTATACCGGAATACTGGGAGCCACGGTGGAGCCGTTGAGTCGGGAGGACCGTTATCGCTATCGTTTGAACGGGGGAGTGAAAATTATAGATATAAAGAATGGCCCCTTTAAAGCGATTGGTTTGGATGAAGGATACATTATCGTGAAAATTAATAACACGGTGATTTATGATAAAGACGATTTGGTACGGGCGCTGAAAGCGGCAGAAAATGAGGGTGTTCTTGTGACAACTATCTCGCCGCGAGGACGTGTCGAGTACTACGCTTTATCTTTACAGAATTAA
- a CDS encoding DNA translocase FtsK → MITRINNKKSGKTRTPYSFDFLKDPRTRVVVGLIFMLFSIYLLVSLVGFFFTGGMDQSLIDKETRELMTNPDIVVGNPGRKLGAFLSDLLINRWFGISSFIFCYLLFIIGLRIAGRNIKKFGKKIIISFVLIIWFSLLLGYIFTFLPTGYVFPGGAHGYFVCFWLNSFIGEIGSFFLLIVSFAAILFFGFENAFNKCVTMIKNYFAHRAQLKEERALAREAALARKREEIAKTEEPEDLQEKEEDIDTEEKEKLDIETVPPVEDELFPRHEFDTTDPDESEKLELHDPEEEFPTEHHFDLSVDKNPENQDEHREDTPPLTNDDIELTVIADKLEEQLTKNLMPDTEYDPTLDLSNYQYPPLELLEEHSSGSQKVTAEELEENKNTIIETLRHYKIEITKIKATIGPTVTLYEIVPAPGIKISKIKNLEDDIALSLSALGIRIIAPIPGAGTIGIEVPNQNPEVVSMRGIIASKKFQESKYALPVALGRTISNEPYTFDLAKMPHLLVAGATGQGKSVGLNAIITSLLYKKHPSQLKFVMVDPKKVELSIYSVIEKHFLAKLPDAEEAIITDNDKVVATLNSLCIEMDSRYDLLKQAHVRNIKEYNEKFVKRQLNPNNGHRYLPYIVVVVDEFADLIMTAGKEVEQPIARIAQLARAVGIHMIIATQRPSTNIITGVIKANFPARIAFKVASMIDSRTILDSPGANQLIGRGDMLISKDSEMVRVQCAFVDTPEVDAITKFIADQQGYPEAYALPEYVSDTENGVSGDIDLGIKDPLFEEAARLVVNTQQGSTSSIQRRFSIGYNRAGRIIDQLEAAGIVGPFEGSKARQVLIPDEYSLEHILKTVEF, encoded by the coding sequence ATGATAACACGTATAAACAATAAAAAGAGTGGTAAAACACGTACTCCCTATTCCTTCGATTTTCTGAAGGATCCCCGGACACGTGTAGTTGTTGGGTTGATTTTTATGCTATTTTCCATTTACCTGCTGGTGTCCCTCGTCGGTTTCTTTTTCACCGGTGGCATGGACCAAAGTCTGATCGATAAAGAGACCCGGGAATTAATGACCAACCCGGATATTGTCGTCGGAAACCCGGGACGCAAACTAGGAGCGTTTCTTTCCGATTTGCTCATAAACCGGTGGTTCGGAATTTCGTCATTCATATTCTGCTACTTACTGTTTATCATCGGACTACGTATTGCCGGACGGAACATCAAGAAATTTGGGAAAAAAATTATCATCAGCTTTGTCCTAATCATCTGGTTCTCCTTGCTATTGGGATATATTTTCACGTTTTTACCCACAGGATATGTATTCCCAGGCGGGGCTCACGGTTATTTCGTGTGTTTTTGGCTTAACTCGTTTATCGGAGAGATTGGCTCGTTCTTCCTGTTGATTGTTTCGTTTGCAGCCATTCTTTTCTTTGGCTTCGAAAACGCTTTCAACAAATGCGTGACCATGATCAAGAATTACTTCGCTCATCGGGCTCAACTCAAGGAAGAAAGGGCCTTGGCACGAGAAGCCGCTCTTGCCCGGAAACGAGAAGAAATAGCAAAAACAGAAGAGCCGGAAGACCTGCAAGAAAAAGAAGAGGACATTGATACCGAAGAAAAAGAGAAATTGGATATCGAAACGGTTCCGCCTGTTGAAGATGAACTTTTCCCCCGTCACGAGTTTGACACGACCGATCCGGATGAATCAGAAAAACTGGAATTACATGATCCGGAAGAGGAATTCCCGACAGAACATCACTTCGATTTATCCGTGGACAAGAACCCCGAAAATCAAGATGAACACAGAGAAGATACTCCCCCGCTCACCAATGACGATATCGAATTGACCGTTATAGCAGACAAGCTGGAAGAGCAATTAACCAAAAACTTGATGCCGGACACGGAGTACGACCCGACTCTCGATTTATCGAATTATCAATATCCCCCGCTGGAATTACTGGAAGAACACTCTTCCGGTTCACAAAAAGTAACAGCAGAAGAACTCGAAGAGAATAAAAACACGATTATCGAGACATTGCGCCATTATAAAATAGAGATCACCAAGATCAAAGCGACCATCGGGCCAACTGTCACGTTATACGAAATTGTCCCCGCTCCCGGTATAAAAATCTCGAAAATCAAAAACCTCGAAGATGACATTGCGTTAAGCTTGTCAGCCTTAGGCATACGAATCATTGCCCCGATCCCCGGAGCCGGAACCATCGGTATTGAAGTGCCGAACCAGAATCCGGAAGTCGTTTCCATGCGGGGAATCATCGCATCCAAGAAATTCCAAGAATCCAAATATGCCCTTCCGGTAGCACTGGGACGAACCATCTCGAATGAACCTTACACGTTCGATCTGGCAAAAATGCCCCATTTGCTGGTAGCCGGAGCCACGGGACAAGGTAAATCCGTGGGCTTGAATGCCATTATCACATCGCTCTTGTATAAAAAACACCCGTCACAATTGAAATTCGTGATGGTGGACCCGAAAAAGGTGGAGTTAAGCATCTATTCCGTCATCGAAAAACATTTCTTGGCGAAGTTACCGGATGCAGAAGAAGCCATTATTACCGATAACGACAAGGTCGTGGCCACGCTCAACTCTCTCTGCATCGAGATGGATAGCCGTTACGATCTGTTGAAACAAGCTCACGTGAGAAACATCAAAGAATATAACGAGAAGTTCGTGAAACGGCAACTGAACCCGAACAACGGTCATCGTTATCTACCTTATATTGTAGTAGTGGTAGACGAGTTCGCAGACCTGATCATGACTGCGGGAAAAGAAGTAGAACAACCGATTGCCCGTATCGCCCAGCTGGCCCGTGCCGTCGGGATTCACATGATCATTGCCACGCAACGACCTTCCACGAACATCATCACCGGAGTCATCAAGGCCAACTTCCCGGCACGAATAGCCTTCAAGGTGGCATCCATGATTGACTCCCGCACCATTCTGGACTCTCCGGGGGCCAACCAGTTGATCGGCCGCGGGGATATGTTGATTTCCAAGGATAGCGAGATGGTACGTGTACAATGTGCCTTCGTCGATACCCCGGAAGTAGATGCCATCACGAAATTCATCGCGGATCAACAGGGTTACCCGGAAGCCTACGCACTCCCCGAATATGTTTCCGACACGGAAAACGGGGTGAGTGGTGACATTGATCTCGGGATAAAAGACCCGTTATTCGAAGAGGCCGCCCGTTTGGTAGTGAACACCCAACAGGGTTCAACCTCCTCTATCCAGCGACGTTTCTCCATCGGCTACAACCGGGCAGGAAGAATCATCGACCAACTGGAAGCGGCAGGCATCGTGGGACCATTCGAGGGTAGTAAAGCCCGTCAAGTACTTATCCCCGACGAGTACAGCTTGGAACACATTCTTAAAACCGTGGAGTTTTAA